From a single Streptomyces liliifuscus genomic region:
- a CDS encoding single-stranded DNA-binding protein, with product MSVGETPITIVGNLAGDPELRYTPSGAAMAKFSVAATPRSYDKTTNQWQDGTAMFLRCTAWRDLANHVAESLTKGMRVVVTGRLRQHNWKTDQGENRSMLALEVDDIGPSLRFATAKVDRVQRNGSGAASGPATDAWNTAAPAGAGAAGESQYREEPPF from the coding sequence ATGTCCGTGGGAGAGACCCCCATCACCATCGTCGGCAACCTTGCCGGAGACCCTGAACTTCGCTACACCCCCAGCGGCGCCGCCATGGCGAAGTTCTCCGTCGCCGCCACCCCGCGCAGCTACGACAAGACCACCAATCAGTGGCAGGACGGCACCGCGATGTTCCTGCGCTGCACCGCATGGCGCGACCTCGCCAACCACGTTGCCGAGAGCCTGACCAAGGGCATGCGCGTGGTCGTCACCGGCCGTCTGCGGCAGCACAACTGGAAGACCGACCAGGGCGAGAACCGCTCGATGCTCGCCCTGGAAGTCGACGACATCGGTCCCTCGCTGCGCTTCGCCACCGCCAAGGTCGACCGCGTCCAGCGCAACGGCAGCGGTGCCGCCTCCGGCCCGGCCACCGACGCATGGAACACCGCGGCCCCGGCCGGAGCCGGGGCCGCTGGGGAGTCGCAGTACCGCGAAGAGCCGCCGTTCTAG
- a CDS encoding MazG-like family protein, translating into MSAILWPTTARISIALDTANGTGEHETAMRLLKVVEEAGEASAAYIGLTGQNPRKGITHTPRDVADELCDVIIAAAVALHAFSAAPPAVLDAKLHAAARRLHTNDLPR; encoded by the coding sequence ATGAGCGCCATCCTGTGGCCCACCACCGCGCGCATCTCTATCGCGCTGGACACCGCCAACGGCACCGGCGAGCACGAGACCGCCATGCGCCTACTGAAGGTGGTTGAGGAGGCGGGCGAAGCCTCTGCCGCCTACATCGGCTTGACCGGCCAGAACCCCCGCAAGGGCATCACCCACACGCCGCGCGACGTGGCCGACGAACTGTGCGACGTCATCATCGCCGCCGCCGTCGCCCTGCACGCCTTCAGCGCCGCCCCGCCCGCCGTCCTGGACGCCAAGCTGCACGCCGCAGCACGGCGCCTGCACACCAACGACCTGCCCCGCTAA
- a CDS encoding AAA family ATPase, with amino-acid sequence MSTNPIPPLHLYSVPSDPQPAVEAPPKRERPRTAWTADQLMAADFPEPKWAVPGILAEGVSLLAGPPKVGKSWLSLGLALAVASGGYAFDSLPVDGGPVLYLALEDTPRRLQTRMGKMLGGQAAPAGLTLVTECPPFPQGGSDAISGWLDRNSDARMVVVDVFAKMRGPAPQGVSAYDADYVAVTYAKRIADHYGIAVVLVHHVRKMASEDFLTEVSGTNGIAGAADATLVLKRARGQADGILHVTGRDVDEAEYALKFQAASGAWHMLDGPVTDHTIGDTRAAILRHVRENPGVRPRDVVASLPDVDADTVRRYCSRMAEAGQLTKDAAGRYYPDTPHPEVSQVSDCPVTSTDLPEGTGHPGTPSVRLSDANPERTAQ; translated from the coding sequence ATGAGCACCAACCCCATCCCCCCGCTCCACCTGTACTCCGTGCCCAGCGACCCCCAACCGGCCGTGGAGGCGCCGCCGAAGCGGGAGCGCCCGCGCACCGCGTGGACCGCTGATCAGCTCATGGCCGCGGACTTTCCGGAGCCGAAGTGGGCGGTGCCCGGCATCCTCGCCGAGGGCGTCAGCCTGCTCGCCGGACCGCCTAAAGTCGGCAAGTCCTGGCTGTCCCTCGGACTTGCCCTTGCGGTCGCGTCCGGGGGCTACGCCTTCGACTCCCTGCCGGTCGACGGCGGCCCGGTGCTGTACCTCGCCTTGGAGGACACCCCGCGCCGCCTCCAGACCCGCATGGGCAAGATGCTCGGAGGACAGGCGGCCCCGGCCGGGCTGACCCTGGTCACCGAATGCCCGCCGTTTCCCCAGGGCGGCAGCGATGCCATCTCCGGATGGCTCGACCGTAACTCCGACGCCCGCATGGTCGTCGTCGACGTGTTCGCCAAGATGCGCGGTCCCGCTCCGCAAGGCGTGTCCGCGTACGACGCGGACTACGTGGCCGTCACCTATGCCAAGCGGATTGCTGATCACTACGGCATCGCCGTGGTGCTCGTCCACCACGTCCGCAAGATGGCTTCGGAGGACTTTCTGACGGAGGTCTCCGGCACCAATGGCATTGCCGGAGCCGCGGACGCCACGCTCGTACTGAAACGGGCGCGCGGCCAGGCGGACGGCATCCTGCACGTCACCGGACGTGACGTCGACGAAGCCGAGTACGCCCTGAAGTTCCAAGCCGCCTCCGGCGCCTGGCACATGCTCGATGGGCCGGTCACCGACCACACCATCGGCGACACCCGCGCGGCGATCCTCCGGCATGTCCGGGAGAACCCTGGCGTGCGTCCGCGGGACGTCGTTGCCTCACTGCCGGACGTCGACGCGGACACCGTCCGCCGCTACTGCTCTCGCATGGCTGAGGCGGGACAGCTCACCAAGGACGCCGCGGGCCGCTACTACCCGGACACCCCCCACCCGGAGGTGTCCCAGGTGTCCGACTGTCCGGTTACCTCCACTGACCTGCCCGAAGGGACCGGACACCCCGGAACCCCCAGTGTCCGACTG
- a CDS encoding bifunctional DNA primase/polymerase, giving the protein MTQPHSSNQLASALDAASRDWQVFPLIPCDKRPAVRDWEARATADRERITRCWTRAPYNVATATGPSGLVVVDLDTPKGPDDTPPAEWAEHGVTDGADVLAVLCERHGQPFPTDTYTVRTWSGGRHLYFAAPEGEPLRNTAGDSARGLGWKVDTRAAGGYVVAPGSIVNGHRYATVHDMPVAPLPDWLTNLLRPAPLPPQRPVTVPLTIRDRRGKFLNAAVNGELARVTGSGEHQHNNALYIASVALGQLVAGGELDAYEVTEKLAEAALSVGQGEREARRTIASGLRAGANRPRRVAA; this is encoded by the coding sequence ATGACGCAACCGCACTCCTCCAACCAGCTGGCCTCAGCGCTTGACGCAGCGTCGCGGGACTGGCAGGTCTTCCCCCTCATCCCCTGCGACAAGCGTCCGGCCGTGCGTGACTGGGAGGCTCGCGCCACCGCCGACCGCGAGCGCATCACGCGCTGTTGGACGCGCGCCCCCTACAACGTCGCCACTGCCACCGGCCCTTCCGGCCTGGTCGTCGTCGACCTCGACACCCCCAAGGGCCCGGACGACACCCCGCCGGCCGAATGGGCCGAGCACGGCGTCACCGACGGAGCCGACGTGCTCGCCGTGCTCTGCGAGCGCCACGGCCAGCCCTTCCCCACCGACACGTACACGGTCCGTACGTGGAGCGGCGGCAGGCACCTCTACTTCGCTGCACCCGAGGGTGAGCCCTTGCGCAACACCGCCGGGGACAGCGCCCGCGGGCTGGGCTGGAAGGTCGACACCCGCGCGGCAGGAGGCTACGTCGTCGCCCCGGGCAGCATCGTCAACGGCCACCGGTACGCGACCGTCCATGACATGCCGGTGGCCCCTCTGCCGGACTGGCTGACGAACCTGCTGCGCCCGGCACCGCTGCCCCCGCAGCGCCCGGTCACGGTCCCGCTGACGATCCGCGACCGGCGAGGCAAGTTCCTGAACGCGGCAGTCAACGGCGAGTTGGCGCGCGTCACTGGCTCCGGCGAGCACCAGCACAACAACGCGCTCTACATCGCGTCCGTTGCCCTCGGTCAGCTGGTCGCCGGGGGAGAGCTGGACGCGTACGAGGTGACCGAGAAGCTTGCCGAGGCAGCGCTGAGCGTCGGCCAGGGCGAGCGCGAGGCACGGCGCACCATCGCCTCTGGCCTACGGGCCGGAGCCAACCGCCCCCGAAGGGTCGCGGCATGA